The following DNA comes from Streptomyces sp. NBC_00690.
CCTCAGCGCTCTCGATCGACTGCTGGACACCGACAGCCCCCAGAGCATCCTGCGCCGCCGTGACCTCGCGGTCCGTACCGAACGCACCGTATGGGCCGCACGCCGTGCCTGATCGGCCACTGCCCTGACGGCCTGATATCGAATCCGGGTCGGTCCTCCCCGAGACGGTCGCGGTCACAACGCCCGACCGGCCCGGGGAGGAAGATTCCGTAGTTCCACCGACACCCCGTGCCGTGCCCGGCCACGCCGGCGGCCTCGGCCTAGATTCCCCAGGGTGAACGCGCTCAGCTTCTCCGCCGCCCTGATCACTTTCGTATCCGTCGTCGGTCCGCCGAAGGTCCTGCTCTCCTTCGCCCACCTGGCGCAGACGCACCCCACCCGCGAACTCCGCACCATCGCCTTCCTCTCGTGCGGCACGGCGATCCTCATCGGTCTGGCGACCAGCTTCACAGCCCCCTGGGTCCTCGACCTGTTCCACATCAGCACCCCCGCACTCCTGCTCGCCGGCGGCATCATCTTCTTCCTCTACGCCGTCGGCCTCGTCCTGGGCCTGCCCACGGGAACGGGCACACCGCACGATGACGGCGCCGACACCACCGGTGCCCTGCGTGAACTCCTCGTGCCCTTCGTCGTCAGCCCCCTGGCCATGACAGCCCTGCTCATCGAAGCAGCAGCACGCTCCGACTGGACCTGGCGCTCCACCGTCGCCGGTGCGTACGTCGCCGTGATCGCGTTGGACCTCGTCTGCATCCTCCTCCTGGAGCGCGTCCTGCGTGCCACGCACCATGCCACCGTCGAACTGCTCGGCCGGCTTCTGGGGTTGCTCCTCGCAGCCGTCAGCATCGACCTCGTCCTCGATGCACTGGAGGCACTCGGCGTCGGCCCGTTCGACGACCGCTGACCGGCCCGGGTACCTGCTCGTCGTACTGCCACGTGAGCTCCGCCGTACGCCCTGCACCCGGGTGCCCCACTCGTCAGGCGTCGAACCGGTGGCGGGACGCCTCGATGTGGCCGAAGTACCGGTGGGTCCAGTCACACATTCCATCGACCGTCGCCCGGAGTGCCTGGCCCGGCTCGGTGAGCGTGTACTCGACGCGCGGTGGCACGGTGGGATGCACATTCCGCTCGACCAGGCCGTTGCGTTCCAGCATGCGCAGGTTCTGGGTGAGCATCTTGTGGCTGATGCCGTCGACCTTGTTCCGTACCTCACCGAAGCGCAGGGTGCCATCACCGAGGACCTCGATGATCAGGAGCGCCCACTTGTTGGCGACCTCCGAGAAGATCTCCCGCGCCAGCGAGTCCGCGCGGGTCAAGTCCGCCTCGTCGGGGGAGCCGTCATTGAGTTGCTTGGTCACCATCTGGTTCTCCAGTCACCAAAAAGTGCGTTCTTCCCTGCCGAAGAAGACTCTCCTACGGTTCCTCAGTAACCACAAGTGACCGTGAACGCGCCGGTTCTGAGGCGCGTAACCACGGGATCTCAACAAGGAGTCAACATGGCCGTCACCCTGAAGAACCCCGAAGGACTCACAACGGTCGACCTGTACCGACAACTGTCCGTCGCGACCGGGTCGAAACTGGTCTTCATCGCCGGACAGGTCGCTTGCGACCTCGACGGCGTCACCATCGGCAAGGACGATCTCGCCGCTCAGGTCGAGCAGTGCTACGTCAACATCGGTACGGCGCTGGCGGCAGCCGGTGCGACCTTCCACGACGTGGCGAAACTGACCGTCTATCTCGTCGACTGGACCCCCGACAAGATGCCCCTGCTGAGGGAAGGGATCGCCCGGGCAGCGGCCAAGCTGGGCACCCTCCCGACCCCGCCGCTCACCGGCATAGGAGTCGCAGCCCTGGCCGGGCCCGACCTCCTCGTCGAAGTCGAAGCCACCGCGATCATCGACTGAACCCGTCTTCCTGCACCACGGATCGGCGACTCCACCGACCGCAACGCCGCCCGTCCGAAACAGCCGGGTGTCGAAGCGGGTCAGAGGTCATCGGCGATCAGGATCCGCGCCGCGGCGGCGGTGCCGAGCAGCCCGACACCGGTGATCACGAAGATGCCACCCGTCCCGATGCTGCCGGTGAATGCGCTGAGGACGACAGGGATCACGGACTGGCCGACGCGGTTGCCACTCAGGCGCAGGGCGAGCCAGGTCGACGTCGTCCCGGCCGGGGCGGCGGCGGTCACGATCGACATCGAAAGTGGTTGACCGATCCCGAGGGCGAATCCCGCGATGGCGAGGAGGATCCCCGCGACGACGACCGGTGCGGGAACGGCCAGGGCCGCCACTGCTGCGCCCGCGACGATCGTGGAGACGTACGCGAGCCGGGTCCGCCCCACTCGGGTGGCCAGGCGCGCAAGCCCCAGCCGCGAGAGCATCGTTGCCGCCGCCCGCACGGCGAGCAGCACACCGATGGTGGCCGACGGGATCTCCCGTTCCACCCCGAGGGCTGGAAGGTAGACCTGGATCAGGTCGACCGCCGCCAGCACGAGCATGCTCAGCAACATCGCACCCGTCATGGTGCGCCGAGTCGTCCGCGGGACGCGGAGGGCGGATTTCAAGGAGTGCTGGCTGCCCAGGCGCTGGTCGGCGTTCCGCGGAGGCGAAAGCAGTCCGGTCACGGCCAGCAAGCCCACACACGTGGCCGTGTAGATGCCGAAGAGGACGCCGGTGTCCGGGAGCACCGCGCTTCCACCGACGGCCGCCAGCACCAGCGGGGCCGCCGCCTGCCCCAGGGACCCCACGAAGGTGTACGTACCGAAGGCGGAGTCCAACCGCTCTCGCCCGAGTTCGGCAACGAGCGTCTGCTGACCCACGATCGCGAGGAGGTGCCCGAGACCGATGACGGCATTCCAGATCAGCAGGCTCGCCAGGCTCTCGGACCAGAAGTGGATCCCGAGCCCCGCCCCCGTCATCAGCACACCGCCGATGACGAGGCTCAGCCTGACATGACCGCGATCGTTCCACCGCCCGATGGACACGGCCACCACGAGTGGTATGAGCGCGAAACTCGCCGCGATGAGACCCACCATCTGCGGATCCACACCCAGCTCGATCGCACGGTAGGCCGAGGTCGGCCGCACGATGTAAGCGGCGAGCTGGATGAGGAACGCATGGCACAGGAGGGCCGCAGGGGCTCTCAACGGTCCGAGGACTCCCGGACGTCGGGAACCTCATCTTCGAGGGCGGTCTCGGTGGCAACGGCGCTGCGCCTCGGCCTGCGGAGGAGGAAGCCTCCGACCAGGACGGTGGCCAGCGTCAAGTACACGACGATCGTGAACGGCGTCGACACGAGGGTTGAGATGTCACCCCCGGCGATGTCGAGTGCCCGTCGCAGCTGGACCTCTGCCAGGGGGCCGAGGATCGCGCCCACGATCATCGGTGAGACCGGGAAGCCGAACCGGCGCATGAGATAGCCGGCGAGACCGAAGAAGAGCAGTACTCCCACGTCGAACGCGCTGCCGTTCACGGCATAGGTGCCGAGCAGTGCGAAGACCATGATGCCGGCGAACAGATAGGGCTTGGGAATCTTGAGGATCTTCACCCAGAGCCCGATGAGCGGCAGGTTCAATCCGAGCAGGATGACGTTCGCGATGAGCAGGCTGGCGATCAGACCCCAGACCAGCGCCGACTGGGTCTCCAACAGCTGAGGACCGGGCTGGATGCCGTACTGCTGGAAGGCGACGAGGATGACGGCTGCCGTGGCGGACGTCGGGATGCCGAGCGTCAGCAGCGGGACGAGGGTACCGGCGGCATTGGCGTTGTTCGCCGCCTCCGGTCCGGCCACTCCCTCGATCGCGCCCTGTCCGAACTCCTTCGGGCGCTTCGACAGCTTGCGCTCAAGGGTGTACGAGAGGAAGGTCGGGATCTCGGAACCGCCCGCGGGGATCACACCGAGCGGGAACCCGATGGACGTTCCACGCAGCCAGGGTCGCCAGGCGCGCCCCCAGTCCTCGCGGGACATCCAGTGCTTGCCCTTCTTCACCTGCATGACGTCGAAGCGGCTCGACACCTGGTGTGCCGCTACGTAGAGCACCTCGCCCAGGGCGAACAGGGCGACGATGAGGACGACCGTGTCGATGCCGTCGAGCAGGGACACCTGCTCGAAGGTGAGGCGCTGCTGACCGCTCTGGAAGTCGAGTCCGACGAGCCCGACGGTCAGGCCGAGCGCCATCGAGATGAGCCCGCGCAGCGGTGAGCTGCCGACGAGCGCGCTGACGGTGAGGAAGGCGACGACCATGAGCGCGAAGTAGTCCTGGGCGCCCAGCTTGATCGCCACCTCGACCATCCACGGCGCGAAGAACGCCAACAGCAGGGTGGCGATGGTGCCCGCGATGAACGATCCGATGGCTGCGGTGGCCAGTGCCGCGGCCCCGCGGCCCTTTCGTGCCATCTTGTTGCCGTCGATGGCGGTGATGACCGACCCGGACTCGCCGGGGGTCTTCAGAAGGATCGCCGTGGTCGATCCGCCGTACATGGCGCCGTAGTAGATGCCGGCGAACATGATGAACGCGCTGGCCGGCTCCAGTCCGTA
Coding sequences within:
- a CDS encoding MFS transporter, yielding MRAPAALLCHAFLIQLAAYIVRPTSAYRAIELGVDPQMVGLIAASFALIPLVVAVSIGRWNDRGHVRLSLVIGGVLMTGAGLGIHFWSESLASLLIWNAVIGLGHLLAIVGQQTLVAELGRERLDSAFGTYTFVGSLGQAAAPLVLAAVGGSAVLPDTGVLFGIYTATCVGLLAVTGLLSPPRNADQRLGSQHSLKSALRVPRTTRRTMTGAMLLSMLVLAAVDLIQVYLPALGVEREIPSATIGVLLAVRAAATMLSRLGLARLATRVGRTRLAYVSTIVAGAAVAALAVPAPVVVAGILLAIAGFALGIGQPLSMSIVTAAAPAGTTSTWLALRLSGNRVGQSVIPVVLSAFTGSIGTGGIFVITGVGLLGTAAAARILIADDL
- a CDS encoding MarC family protein; protein product: MNALSFSAALITFVSVVGPPKVLLSFAHLAQTHPTRELRTIAFLSCGTAILIGLATSFTAPWVLDLFHISTPALLLAGGIIFFLYAVGLVLGLPTGTGTPHDDGADTTGALRELLVPFVVSPLAMTALLIEAAARSDWTWRSTVAGAYVAVIALDLVCILLLERVLRATHHATVELLGRLLGLLLAAVSIDLVLDALEALGVGPFDDR
- a CDS encoding tripartite tricarboxylate transporter permease produces the protein MSGWEGLLHGLSLAVTPENLLFALIGTIVGTLIGVLPGIGPALTIALLLPMTYGLEPASAFIMFAGIYYGAMYGGSTTAILLKTPGESGSVITAIDGNKMARKGRGAAALATAAIGSFIAGTIATLLLAFFAPWMVEVAIKLGAQDYFALMVVAFLTVSALVGSSPLRGLISMALGLTVGLVGLDFQSGQQRLTFEQVSLLDGIDTVVLIVALFALGEVLYVAAHQVSSRFDVMQVKKGKHWMSREDWGRAWRPWLRGTSIGFPLGVIPAGGSEIPTFLSYTLERKLSKRPKEFGQGAIEGVAGPEAANNANAAGTLVPLLTLGIPTSATAAVILVAFQQYGIQPGPQLLETQSALVWGLIASLLIANVILLGLNLPLIGLWVKILKIPKPYLFAGIMVFALLGTYAVNGSAFDVGVLLFFGLAGYLMRRFGFPVSPMIVGAILGPLAEVQLRRALDIAGGDISTLVSTPFTIVVYLTLATVLVGGFLLRRPRRSAVATETALEDEVPDVRESSDR
- a CDS encoding RidA family protein translates to MAVTLKNPEGLTTVDLYRQLSVATGSKLVFIAGQVACDLDGVTIGKDDLAAQVEQCYVNIGTALAAAGATFHDVAKLTVYLVDWTPDKMPLLREGIARAAAKLGTLPTPPLTGIGVAALAGPDLLVEVEATAIID
- a CDS encoding winged helix-turn-helix transcriptional regulator; its protein translation is MVTKQLNDGSPDEADLTRADSLAREIFSEVANKWALLIIEVLGDGTLRFGEVRNKVDGISHKMLTQNLRMLERNGLVERNVHPTVPPRVEYTLTEPGQALRATVDGMCDWTHRYFGHIEASRHRFDA